One Helianthus annuus cultivar XRQ/B chromosome 7, HanXRQr2.0-SUNRISE, whole genome shotgun sequence genomic region harbors:
- the LOC110867120 gene encoding uncharacterized protein LOC110867120: MESGDADIHTYQPVGNVQVSPNSGRRTFIPDVDDLIKPQMHMTFDSLENAFRFYQRYAKAGGFTARKGTQYEPRKGVIHNKWFVCSKEGTKPLKAIDSTQEAGSSNVNSKSKITRRVPSIRTGCEACIRVKLIAPDNLYVVYYFEESHNHSFVAEDDRYLLPENRYMNYVQEEAVNALSAINVGPVRAFNIMRTLYGGFDKAANIYTRTIFFDAQLEIQTAIHKCAVGKWDDREDNFVNFSVKDFSQACTTFFQVMMRQLDMTVSCSCNRYEQFGLLCAHIFCVLRLLDIRQFPERYIMRRWTREAVPNSAPGAILGISESDDRYQQVNGVVREITRSAESLINRLVHNFDALCAFRDHVVQYQSTADQAVVNAPPRSRRDRFAEITGYTQETPVTVRMPKTIRFKGMGKPSRMKSSREIAIIQSAKKKKGRECGNCKRRGHNRRTCSYPTRENADDSSESDEADLEGEDEEELEDVAGEGDDEEELEDEEQE; encoded by the exons ATGGAGTCCGGCGATGCAG ATATTCATACATACCAGCCCGTTGGTAATGTTCAGGTATCCCCAAATTCTGGAAGGAGGACATTTATTCCAGATGTTGATGATTTGATTAAACCTCAGATGCATATGACGTTTGATTCGCTGGAAAATGCTTTTCGTTTTTACCAAAGATATGCTAAGGCGGGAGGTTTCACAGCTAGGAAGGGTACTCAATATGAGCCTCGAAAGGGTGTAATACATAATAAATGGTTCGTATGCTCAAAAGAGGGTACTAAACCCTTAAAGGCGATTGACTCAACTCAGGAAGCTGGTAGTTCTAATGTTAACTCGAAGTCTAAGATTACTCGCAGGGTTCCTTCTATAAGGACCGGATGTGAAGCGTGCATTCGGGTTAAGTTAATAGCCCCGGATAATCTTTACGTGGTTTATTACTTCGAGGAGTCGCATAATCACTCATTTGTTGCTGAAGATGACAGGTACTTGCTTCCTGAAAACAGATATATGAATTACGTACAGGAAGAAGCCGTGAATGCTTTGAGTGCCATAAACGTTGGTCCAGTTAGAGCGTTTAACATTATGAGGACTCTTTATGGAGGTTTCGATAAG GCGGCAAACATATACACACGGACAATTTTCTTTGATGCGCAACTTGAAATTCAAACAGCCATTCACAAGTGTGCTGTTGGAAAATGGGATGATAGAGAGGATAACTTTGTGAACTTCTCTGTGAAGGACTTTTCTCAAGCGTGTACTACATTTTTTCAG GTTATGATGCGGCAGCTAGACATGACCGTTAGTTGCTCATGCAATAGGTATGAACAGTTTGGGCTTCTGTGTGCGCATATTTTTTGCGTTTTGCGGCTTCTTGATATCAGGCAGTTCCCTGAAAGGTACATAATGCGACGGTGGACCAGGGAAGCTGTTCCTAATAGTGCACCGGGAGCGATATTGGGGATTAGTGAAAGTGATGATCGGTACCAGCAAGTTAATGGTGTTGTAAGGGAGATAACAAGGTCAGCCGAGTCTCTTATTAACAGGTTGGTTCATAACTTTGATGCGTTGTGCGCTTTTAGGGACCATGTTGTCCAGTATCAATCGACCGCTGATCAGGCAGTCGTAAACGCTCCCCCTAGGAGTCGTCGTGATAGGTTTGCTGAAATAACTGGATACACGCAAGAAACACCTGTAACTGTTCGTATGCCGAAAACCATTAGATTTAAAGGTATGGGCAAACCTTCCAGAATGAAGAGTAGTCGTGAAATTGCCATTATTCAATCTGCGAAGAAAAAAAAGGGTCGCGAATGTGGCAATTGCAAACGTCGGGGGCATAATAGACGTACCTGCTCGTACCCGACAAGGGAAAATGCCGACGACTCCTCAGAAAGTGACGAAGCGGATCTTGAAGGAGAGGACGAAGAGGAGCTAGAAGATGTGGCGGGTGAAGGAGACGACGAAGAGGAGCTAGAAGATGAAGAGCAAGAGTAG